TTGAGGTAGCCCGTGGAGAGGGTGGAGATCGCCTTCGTGCCGACCATCATGCGGGCGAACTCGATGATGAGGAACATCTGGCGGATGCCCTCGTGCTTGTCGCCGATCAGCCAGCCCTTGGCGGGGTGCTGGTCGCCGAAGGTCATCTCGCACGTGTTGGAGGCCTTGAGGCCCATCTTGTGCTCGACGTTGGTGGCGTAGACGCCGTTGCGGGCGCCGAGCTCGCCGGTCTCCCAGTCGAACTCGTACTTCGGGACGAGGAAGAGCGAGAGGCCCTTGGTGCCGGGGCCGGCACCCTCGGGGCGGGCGAGGACGTAGTGGAGGATGTTCTCCTCCATGTCGTGCTCACCGGAGGTGATGAAGCGCTTCACGCCCTCGATGTGCCAGGAGCCGTCCTCCTGCTGGACCGCCTTGGTGCGGCCGGCGCCGACGTCCGAGCCCGCGTCGGGCTCGGTGAGCACCATCGTGGAGCCCCAGCGCTTCTGGACGGCGATCTGCGCGACCTTCTTCTGCGCCTCGTTGCCCTCGTTGTAGAGGACGCCAGCGAAGGCCGGGCCGGAGGAGTACATCCAGATGGCCGGGTTCGAGCCGAGCAGCAGCTCCGCGTAGGCCCAGACGAGGGAGCGCGGGGAGACGGTGCCGCCGATGCCCTCGGGGATGCCCAGGCGCCAGTACTCGGAGTCCATGAAGGCCTTGTAGGACTTCTTGAAGCTGGCCGGGACGGGCGCGGTGTTGGTCTCCGGGTCGAAGACCGGCGGGTTGCGGTCGGCGTCGGCGAAGGACTCCGCGAGCTCGTTCTCGGCGAGGCGGCGGATCTCGTCGAGGATGCTCTTGGCGGTCTCGACGTCCATCTCCTCGAACGGACCGGTGCCGTACACCTTGTCGCGGCCGAGCACCTCGAAGAGGTTGAACTCGATGTCGCGGAGATTCGACTTGTAGTGCCCCATGGCGACGGCTCCGTAAAGGCTCGGGGAGGCGGTTTTCTCATGCGCGTACACGACGGACTACCGGCGGGTAGCTCACGCTCTCTACGATGATGCTACCCACCGGTAATAACGGCAACCCCTATCCGCGCACTATGTCTGTGACACGCCCCTCAGTGAGGGCCTGCGGCCGGGCGGCGGCCGGTCAGTCGCCCACCTGGTACGCCGGGTCCGTCCAGCACGGAGAGGTGACGGAGACCGACAGGCTGTCCTTCTGCTGCTTCTCCCACTTCGAGGCGTCCTTGTACGTGGACGGCAGCAGCAGCTCGATCGTCGCCGTGTGGTGGTCCCGCTCGTGCTCCACGTCCAGCTGGAGCTGCTTGGCCTCGGACTTCGCGGGCTCGAAGCGCAGCACCTTCCAGCCCTTGGCCGGCAGGCCCTCGTGCAGGCGGTCCATGGCCTGCTTCAGGGCGTCGGCGGTCCCGTACA
The DNA window shown above is from Streptomyces showdoensis and carries:
- a CDS encoding acyl-CoA dehydrogenase codes for the protein MGHYKSNLRDIEFNLFEVLGRDKVYGTGPFEEMDVETAKSILDEIRRLAENELAESFADADRNPPVFDPETNTAPVPASFKKSYKAFMDSEYWRLGIPEGIGGTVSPRSLVWAYAELLLGSNPAIWMYSSGPAFAGVLYNEGNEAQKKVAQIAVQKRWGSTMVLTEPDAGSDVGAGRTKAVQQEDGSWHIEGVKRFITSGEHDMEENILHYVLARPEGAGPGTKGLSLFLVPKYEFDWETGELGARNGVYATNVEHKMGLKASNTCEMTFGDQHPAKGWLIGDKHEGIRQMFLIIEFARMMVGTKAISTLSTGYLNALEYAKERVQGTDLANFMDKAAPKVTITHHPDVRRSLMTQKAYAEGMRSLVLYTASVQDEIAIKEAAGEDAKALHGLNDLLLPIVKGYGSEKGYEQLAQSLQTFGGSGFLQEYPIEQYIRDAKIDTLYEGTTAIQGQDFFFRKIVRDQGASLNALAEEIKKFLAVGTGGEELSVARDALAKAAVDLEGIVGKMLTDLTATGEDVKNIYKVGLNTTRLLLASGDVVVGYLLLRGAAVAAEKLASGAAGKDAAFYQGKIAAAKFFAANVLPGVTAERLLAEGVDGSLMDLDEAAF